From Ignavibacteriota bacterium, the proteins below share one genomic window:
- a CDS encoding radical SAM protein, with translation MTRHSSTQPERMTIQIIVLFQNLGEDDPYYAQSPAPPLPGLLLAALTPPIVDVEVLHEMVRPIDYTTAAQCIALSFMDYLAPHAYEVAARFRAMGKTVIGGGKFASTFPDEVQPHFDAILVGEAQTMWPRMVEDLVAGRLQPRYDAPPDSCLADMPPPRYDLAESAYMTPMVTEATRGCPHPCTYCQLNIRRAPHRTRPVMDVIRDLTNTRGLPWYKRKMAMLLDNNLGGDLKYAKELLGEIAKLRLWGLGAQFSIDALRDKGYIDALAAAGCRMAFLGMESLSPASLNDVQKRQNNVEEYREAFAKLHRLGILTFTGLMFALDEDTEEYYRRLPVLLDEVGTMVILPSIAIPIYGTPLYRKVVQEGRLVDADLSHYEGDHLVFRHKQLTPEQIHEAYRTVVLGFYRWPSILRRWWRFMRMQERHEPLPRFLFRLVISSGIYFKLSIFQRHHALIRIAQGPGRSSVGHADGLRAVA, from the coding sequence ATGACACGACACAGCTCCACGCAGCCTGAGCGCATGACGATCCAGATCATCGTCCTCTTCCAGAACCTCGGCGAGGACGATCCCTACTACGCGCAGAGTCCGGCACCGCCGCTCCCCGGGCTGCTCCTCGCGGCACTCACGCCCCCGATCGTGGACGTGGAGGTACTCCACGAAATGGTGCGACCGATCGATTACACCACGGCGGCGCAATGCATCGCCCTCAGCTTCATGGATTACCTTGCACCGCACGCGTATGAGGTCGCTGCCCGGTTCCGCGCCATGGGCAAGACCGTCATCGGCGGAGGCAAGTTCGCCTCGACCTTCCCTGACGAGGTACAGCCTCACTTCGATGCGATCCTCGTGGGTGAGGCACAGACGATGTGGCCGCGCATGGTGGAAGACCTCGTCGCAGGCCGGCTGCAGCCCCGGTACGATGCGCCACCGGACAGTTGTCTTGCGGATATGCCGCCTCCCCGGTACGACCTGGCAGAGTCCGCGTACATGACGCCGATGGTCACCGAGGCCACACGGGGGTGCCCGCATCCATGCACGTACTGTCAGCTGAACATCCGTCGGGCCCCCCACCGGACGCGGCCGGTGATGGATGTCATCCGCGACCTGACCAACACGCGGGGTCTGCCGTGGTACAAGCGGAAGATGGCGATGCTCCTCGACAACAACCTCGGCGGCGACCTGAAGTACGCGAAGGAACTGCTCGGCGAGATCGCGAAGCTCCGGCTGTGGGGGCTGGGTGCCCAGTTCAGCATCGATGCGTTGCGCGACAAAGGGTACATCGACGCGCTTGCGGCCGCGGGATGCCGGATGGCATTCCTCGGGATGGAGTCGCTTTCACCGGCGAGCCTGAACGATGTGCAGAAGCGGCAGAACAACGTGGAGGAGTATCGCGAAGCGTTCGCGAAGCTGCACCGGCTCGGCATCCTCACGTTCACCGGGCTCATGTTCGCGCTGGACGAGGACACCGAAGAGTATTACCGGCGGCTTCCCGTGCTTCTTGATGAAGTAGGAACGATGGTGATCCTGCCGTCGATCGCGATCCCGATCTACGGCACGCCGCTGTACAGGAAGGTCGTACAGGAAGGCAGGCTGGTGGATGCGGATCTCTCACACTATGAGGGCGATCACCTGGTATTCCGGCACAAGCAGCTGACCCCGGAGCAGATCCACGAAGCCTACCGGACGGTCGTGCTCGGCTTCTACCGCTGGCCCTCGATCCTGCGGCGGTGGTGGCGGTTCATGAGGATGCAGGAGCGGCACGAGCCGCTGCCGCGGTTCCTCTTCCGGCTCGTGATCTCGTCAGGGATCTACTTCAAACTGTCCATCTTCCAGCGGCATCATGCGCTCATCCGGATCGCGCAGGGCCCGGGCCGGTCGTCGGTGGGCCATGCGGACGGACTGCGTGCGGTGGCCTGA
- a CDS encoding UbiA family prenyltransferase, whose product MTSSRAASRTLHQKPTEEMMHTTAHFTRAMLITMRPYLLFLSGITGLAGLAAAGHVPPEVTIPVFIASFLSYGFGQALTDCFQTDTDAISAPYRPLVQGIISRKAVLIASLVGLTMCSALFAAGNTINLAFGALAVGGLATYTWFKRRWWGGPWYNAWIVCVLFLMGYFAGIDGDPIALPGRIIPLMIIAFSGYANFVIAGYFKDIEADRQTGYNTFPVVFGRRRASLVSDLFAAAAVTGLIVHLGIVQSAWTSGWDAVPAIMLAVWGIMLSVRAQILLHRNTDDRTAHAPIRLVVESYIIILSAAIAAMHPLWTVPLLLFYGAFQLVLHHRTEVSQI is encoded by the coding sequence ATGACATCCTCGCGGGCCGCATCGCGTACGTTGCATCAGAAACCAACGGAGGAGATGATGCACACGACAGCGCATTTCACCAGGGCCATGCTCATCACGATGAGGCCGTATTTGTTGTTCCTTTCGGGCATCACCGGCCTCGCCGGACTCGCCGCCGCAGGGCACGTGCCACCGGAGGTGACCATACCCGTCTTCATCGCGTCATTCCTTTCCTATGGATTCGGGCAGGCACTCACCGATTGCTTCCAGACGGACACCGATGCCATCTCCGCACCGTACCGGCCATTGGTGCAGGGGATCATCAGCCGGAAGGCGGTGCTCATTGCGAGCCTGGTCGGACTCACGATGTGTTCTGCCCTTTTTGCGGCGGGCAACACGATCAATCTTGCATTTGGCGCACTGGCGGTCGGTGGCCTCGCAACGTATACCTGGTTCAAACGCCGCTGGTGGGGCGGGCCGTGGTACAACGCATGGATCGTCTGCGTCCTCTTCCTCATGGGATACTTCGCCGGAATCGACGGCGATCCCATCGCATTGCCCGGGAGGATCATTCCTTTGATGATCATCGCATTCAGTGGCTATGCGAACTTTGTCATCGCCGGGTATTTCAAAGATATCGAGGCCGACAGGCAGACGGGCTACAACACCTTCCCGGTCGTCTTCGGACGCCGCCGGGCATCCCTTGTCAGCGATCTGTTCGCAGCGGCCGCGGTCACCGGACTCATCGTTCACCTGGGTATCGTGCAGAGCGCATGGACCTCAGGATGGGATGCCGTACCGGCGATCATGCTCGCGGTATGGGGGATCATGCTCAGTGTGCGGGCGCAGATCCTGCTGCACAGGAATACCGACGACCGGACGGCACACGCGCCTATCAGGCTCGTTGTGGAGAGCTACATCATCATACTGTCGGCCGCGATCGCCGCCATGCATCCGCTCTGGACGGTCCCGTTGCTCCTGTTCTACGGAGCATTTCAACTCGTCCTTCACCACAGGACGGAGGTGAGCCAGATATGA
- a CDS encoding response regulator transcription factor: MKRILVVEDDAAIRNGLEEVLAAEHYQVLTAATGTKALDLGKKENLDVIILDLGLPDINGEDVCQQLRDAGVPTPILMLTSKSQEMDKVMGLEKGADDYMTKPFSVRELLARLRALLRRERGVKRDLEEYAFGKAVVDFKKQEAQFNGKPVKLSVREYAVLKYLIMHEGEVVTRDMLLNDVWGYEQFPTTRTVDNYILALRKKLEGKTTAPAHILTVHTAGYKFVKDKDDRKGRRGSPP; the protein is encoded by the coding sequence ATGAAGCGCATACTCGTCGTCGAAGATGATGCAGCGATCAGGAACGGACTGGAAGAGGTTCTGGCCGCAGAGCACTACCAGGTCCTGACCGCAGCAACCGGTACGAAGGCCCTGGATCTGGGCAAGAAGGAGAACCTGGATGTGATCATCCTGGATCTCGGATTGCCCGATATCAATGGAGAAGATGTCTGTCAACAACTCCGCGATGCCGGGGTTCCCACGCCCATCCTCATGCTCACGAGCAAAAGCCAGGAGATGGACAAAGTGATGGGGCTGGAGAAGGGCGCGGATGACTACATGACGAAGCCCTTCAGCGTCCGGGAGCTCCTCGCCCGGTTGCGGGCGCTCCTGCGGAGGGAGCGGGGGGTCAAGCGCGATCTGGAAGAGTATGCCTTCGGCAAAGCGGTCGTCGATTTCAAGAAGCAGGAAGCGCAGTTCAATGGCAAGCCGGTCAAACTCTCGGTCAGAGAGTATGCCGTCTTGAAGTACCTGATCATGCACGAGGGCGAGGTGGTCACGCGCGACATGCTGCTGAACGATGTCTGGGGATACGAACAGTTCCCGACGACAAGGACGGTCGACAATTACATCCTTGCGCTCCGGAAGAAGTTGGAGGGCAAGACCACGGCGCCGGCGCACATCCTGACGGTGCATACAGCAGGGTATAAGTTCGTCAAAGACAAAGATGACAGAAAGGGCAGACGGGGCTCCCCGCCCTGA
- a CDS encoding glycoside hydrolase family 2 translates to MVLGILATILSLMLMSGCTVNAAEGDTVAARDLAQGFVHPPDATKPWVYWYWISDNISREGITRDLEAMARVGIGEAFIGNIGLDDIPYGKVPVLSEEWWGLVEHAIREGKRVGVNIGMFNCPGWSQSGGPWVKSTEAMRYLVSTETRVSGGKPVVLKLSRATERFQDVRVLAFPLPPSDAMTLTLRRPRISTSPVLKDAQRSIDGDRKSVCTFAGAGDSKSVTIDLVTGAPFTARALTLVPGEKPWAADCALQIADHDSFRTVKEFLFDRSNMSVSVGPMPLGNVTVSFPGVTARHFRLVLSNFAGRSGRKAADASLAEIELTAAPRLERYVEKQLGKMHQTPFPLWTEYQWAVQQEADDRSLYVDPAGVLDISQDLVGGDTLRWDAPAGEWLVMRLGASPTGTENSPSVPHGRGPEVDKMSREHLQKHFDAFIGELLRRMPAEERTAFTHVVLDSYEQGSENWTEGLTEDFQERYGYDPVPWLPVLTGRVVGSAERSDRFLWDLRRLVADRVAYDYVGGLRDMSAEHGLRVWLENYGHWGFPSEFLMYGGQSHDIGGEFWNEGELGNIECRAASSAAHIYGMRRVSAESYTAAGLPFRRYPALLKKRGDWSYTEGINHVVLHVCISQPYEERNPGVNAWFGTEFNRKNTWFEQSRKWIDYQRRCMFMLQRGLPVNDVCYFIGEDAPKMTGIRVPELPPGYSFDYINAEVILQRLAVKDGRLILPDGMSYGMMVLPPVKTMRPEVLAKIASLVEDGAVILGAPVDGAPGLKDYPRSDLEVRSIASKLWNGVGGAAPAAGTYGKGRVFNTQDMRLALDQAGIQPDLVFPDSTPVVWTHRRLGTCDIYFVSNQSDRLLQVDLGFRVSGKQPELWDAVTGMIRDLPVFTGGEGRTNVLMELDPYGSAFVIFNRMNTAQHDPQAVNFPALKTVARVDGPWTIRFEADRGGPADPVFMPVLTDWAQSRDARIRYYSGSATYTTRVVLPARDTREMLYLDLGSVGVMAEVRVNGKAAGGVWTPPWRVSIGDLAREGENTIEIEVVNTWANRLIGDSKLPVKDRRTWVAVPAAQPSDALMPSGLLGPVTIRSSRP, encoded by the coding sequence ATGGTGTTGGGTATCCTCGCAACGATCCTCTCTCTCATGCTCATGAGCGGGTGCACAGTGAATGCCGCGGAGGGCGATACCGTAGCAGCGCGGGACCTTGCGCAGGGTTTCGTCCACCCGCCCGATGCCACAAAGCCGTGGGTGTACTGGTATTGGATCAGCGACAACATCTCCCGGGAGGGGATCACGCGCGATCTTGAAGCGATGGCTCGCGTCGGGATCGGTGAGGCATTCATCGGCAACATCGGATTGGACGATATTCCCTATGGGAAGGTGCCGGTGTTGAGTGAAGAATGGTGGGGCCTGGTGGAACACGCGATCCGGGAAGGGAAGCGTGTCGGTGTGAACATCGGGATGTTCAATTGCCCGGGGTGGAGCCAATCCGGCGGGCCGTGGGTGAAGAGCACCGAAGCCATGCGGTACCTTGTGAGCACCGAGACCCGCGTCAGTGGCGGCAAGCCGGTGGTGCTGAAGCTCTCCCGCGCGACAGAACGCTTCCAGGATGTACGGGTCCTGGCGTTTCCGTTGCCTCCTTCTGATGCGATGACCCTGACTCTCCGGCGGCCACGGATCTCGACATCGCCGGTGTTGAAGGATGCGCAACGATCGATCGATGGTGACAGGAAGAGTGTGTGCACCTTTGCCGGGGCAGGCGACAGCAAGAGCGTGACCATCGACCTTGTGACAGGCGCCCCCTTCACCGCCCGTGCGCTCACCCTCGTGCCCGGGGAAAAGCCGTGGGCCGCCGATTGCGCGCTTCAGATCGCCGATCATGATTCATTCCGCACCGTGAAAGAGTTCCTGTTCGACCGGAGCAACATGAGTGTCAGCGTCGGGCCGATGCCACTGGGCAACGTGACCGTCTCGTTCCCCGGGGTGACGGCCCGGCATTTCCGCCTCGTGCTCAGCAATTTCGCCGGGCGCTCCGGCCGGAAGGCCGCCGATGCATCGCTTGCGGAGATCGAACTCACGGCGGCACCGCGACTGGAACGTTATGTCGAGAAGCAGTTGGGCAAGATGCACCAGACCCCATTCCCGTTGTGGACGGAGTACCAATGGGCCGTCCAGCAAGAAGCGGACGACCGTTCGCTGTATGTGGATCCGGCGGGTGTGCTGGATATCTCACAGGATCTGGTTGGTGGCGATACCTTGCGTTGGGATGCTCCGGCAGGAGAGTGGCTGGTGATGCGTCTCGGTGCATCGCCAACCGGTACGGAGAATAGTCCTTCGGTACCACATGGCCGCGGGCCGGAAGTGGACAAGATGAGCCGCGAGCACCTGCAGAAACATTTCGACGCGTTCATCGGTGAACTCCTGCGGCGCATGCCGGCGGAGGAACGGACCGCATTCACGCACGTGGTGCTCGACAGCTATGAACAAGGGTCTGAGAACTGGACGGAAGGCCTCACGGAGGATTTCCAGGAACGATACGGGTATGATCCGGTCCCGTGGCTCCCGGTCCTCACGGGGAGAGTGGTCGGATCCGCCGAACGGTCGGACCGGTTCCTGTGGGACTTGCGCCGGTTGGTGGCAGACCGCGTTGCGTACGATTATGTTGGCGGGCTCCGTGATATGAGCGCCGAACACGGGTTGCGGGTGTGGCTCGAGAACTATGGGCACTGGGGATTCCCGTCCGAGTTCCTGATGTATGGTGGACAGAGCCATGATATCGGGGGAGAATTCTGGAACGAAGGCGAGCTGGGCAACATCGAATGCCGGGCGGCGTCTTCGGCCGCACACATCTACGGTATGCGTCGTGTGTCGGCCGAGTCGTATACCGCTGCGGGCCTTCCGTTCCGGCGCTACCCGGCGTTGCTCAAGAAACGTGGAGATTGGAGTTACACCGAAGGGATCAACCATGTGGTATTGCATGTCTGCATCTCACAGCCCTACGAGGAGCGGAACCCGGGGGTGAATGCATGGTTCGGGACGGAGTTCAATAGAAAGAACACCTGGTTCGAGCAGTCCCGGAAATGGATCGACTACCAGCGCCGGTGCATGTTCATGTTGCAGCGCGGCCTGCCGGTCAATGATGTGTGCTATTTTATCGGCGAGGATGCCCCGAAGATGACCGGTATCCGTGTCCCGGAGTTGCCGCCGGGGTATTCGTTCGACTATATCAATGCCGAAGTGATCCTCCAACGGCTTGCCGTGAAGGATGGCCGGCTCATCCTGCCCGACGGGATGAGTTACGGGATGATGGTCCTCCCGCCCGTCAAGACCATGCGGCCGGAAGTGCTTGCGAAGATCGCATCCCTCGTGGAGGACGGAGCAGTGATACTCGGTGCACCGGTGGACGGAGCACCGGGCCTCAAGGACTATCCGCGATCGGACCTCGAGGTACGATCGATCGCCTCGAAATTGTGGAACGGTGTGGGAGGGGCCGCACCCGCCGCGGGGACGTATGGCAAGGGGCGCGTCTTCAACACACAGGATATGCGTCTTGCTCTGGACCAGGCAGGGATCCAGCCGGACCTCGTATTCCCGGACAGCACTCCTGTTGTCTGGACGCACCGCCGGCTGGGTACATGCGACATCTATTTTGTGTCCAACCAGAGCGACCGGTTGCTGCAGGTGGATCTCGGATTCCGGGTGTCCGGCAAGCAGCCCGAACTATGGGACGCGGTCACGGGCATGATACGCGACCTGCCGGTTTTCACGGGGGGAGAGGGGCGGACGAACGTTCTGATGGAGTTGGATCCTTACGGGAGCGCATTTGTGATCTTCAACAGAATGAACACGGCGCAGCATGATCCACAGGCGGTGAATTTCCCTGCGCTGAAGACGGTCGCCCGTGTGGACGGTCCATGGACCATTCGGTTTGAGGCGGACAGGGGTGGTCCGGCGGATCCGGTGTTCATGCCGGTTCTAACGGATTGGGCGCAGAGTCGTGATGCCCGCATCCGGTACTATTCGGGGAGCGCGACGTATACGACACGTGTCGTCCTCCCCGCGCGTGATACACGGGAGATGCTGTACCTCGATCTTGGAAGCGTTGGTGTGATGGCCGAGGTGCGGGTGAACGGGAAGGCCGCGGGTGGCGTATGGACCCCGCCGTGGAGGGTCAGCATCGGCGACCTGGCGAGAGAGGGGGAGAATACGATCGAGATCGAGGTGGTGAATACCTGGGCCAATCGGCTTATTGGCGACAGCAAGCTGCCGGTGAAGGACCGCCGCACGTGGGTCGCTGTTCCCGCGGCGCAACCTTCCGATGCGCTCATGCCGTCGGGGCTGCTGGGCCCGGTGACGATACGATCCAGCCGGCCGTGA
- a CDS encoding T9SS type A sorting domain-containing protein, with the protein MDTAKKLLVASVMLLVAAQSAFSWGNATHVYFAKELGVRFGLTNAHEMYGAVLPDAFNFIFDANGQFLYDATHHRFLPVYQNAWKPSLKSTGFGFVSHNDTWGADYTAHHSAFSSPGEGYAIAKGAVLAPQIIPVLVQILNNAGVPSPDADYIAGLLAPEMGHDLSETAVDLLVRRNLDRVVGVRMMAAAQTRPADVPQLLANTYGPELAAATGIPEADARALIIGAEKEYKTLITQYGLAFTLAEPKTIAMLAAQTAPVAEMLIESNVEGVDVTVTPEQVAGFLQAAIAVVEPDYKRELAATLRFVEHNLREHGVRPVFFGFACDETGAQVQSEEAATAPDEFGLGQNYPNPFNPSTTISYTVPADAKVSLRVFNTLGEQVATLVDEVVPAGQHQAVWNAGGLPSGLYFYKLESAGATITKRMMMVK; encoded by the coding sequence ATGGACACTGCAAAGAAACTGCTCGTCGCTTCGGTCATGCTGCTTGTCGCAGCACAGAGTGCATTCTCGTGGGGGAATGCAACGCATGTGTACTTTGCAAAGGAATTGGGTGTACGGTTCGGCCTGACCAATGCCCATGAGATGTACGGGGCGGTCCTGCCCGACGCGTTCAATTTCATCTTCGACGCCAACGGCCAGTTCCTGTATGATGCCACCCATCACCGCTTCCTGCCAGTCTATCAGAATGCATGGAAACCGTCACTGAAGTCGACCGGTTTCGGCTTCGTATCGCACAATGATACGTGGGGTGCGGACTACACCGCCCACCACAGTGCGTTCAGCTCGCCGGGCGAAGGATATGCCATTGCGAAGGGCGCTGTGCTGGCTCCGCAGATCATTCCGGTGCTCGTGCAGATCCTTAACAACGCCGGGGTGCCATCCCCGGACGCTGACTACATCGCAGGTTTGCTCGCGCCGGAGATGGGCCACGACCTCAGCGAGACGGCCGTGGATCTCCTTGTCCGGAGAAATCTGGATCGGGTGGTGGGTGTGCGGATGATGGCTGCCGCCCAGACCCGTCCAGCGGATGTGCCTCAGTTGCTTGCCAATACCTACGGTCCCGAGTTGGCGGCAGCCACGGGGATCCCGGAGGCGGATGCCCGGGCGCTGATCATCGGAGCGGAGAAGGAGTACAAGACACTCATCACGCAGTATGGCCTGGCGTTCACCCTTGCCGAACCGAAGACCATCGCCATGCTTGCGGCGCAGACAGCTCCGGTCGCCGAGATGCTCATCGAATCGAATGTGGAGGGGGTCGATGTGACGGTCACACCGGAACAGGTTGCCGGATTCCTGCAGGCAGCGATCGCGGTCGTGGAACCCGATTACAAACGCGAGCTTGCGGCCACGCTCCGGTTCGTTGAGCACAATCTGCGCGAGCATGGCGTTCGTCCGGTGTTCTTCGGTTTTGCATGTGATGAAACCGGGGCGCAGGTGCAGTCGGAGGAGGCCGCGACGGCCCCGGACGAGTTCGGTCTCGGCCAGAACTATCCGAACCCCTTCAATCCCTCAACCACGATCTCCTACACCGTGCCCGCGGATGCGAAGGTGTCCCTGCGCGTGTTCAACACCCTTGGTGAGCAGGTCGCCACGCTGGTTGACGAGGTCGTTCCTGCCGGCCAGCATCAGGCGGTCTGGAATGCTGGCGGATTGCCAAGTGGCCTGTACTTCTATAAACTTGAGAGTGCAGGGGCGACGATCACGAAGCGGATGATGATGGTGAAGTAA
- a CDS encoding thiamine-monophosphate kinase, with amino-acid sequence MTTTVHELAMIESLTRHFTRSPRQLNGLQESDAELLRLGNELILAVTTDTIAEEITAGLYADPWLAGWMTVMANFSDIAAVGAEPLGILIAETIPGGTDPTAISRMQEGIHDACTTCGTWVLGGDTNTGDRLQLTGTAVGVISGGTALTRRGIRPGDGIYCTGPLGGGNAFAAAVLSGASTRPSYMPTARLHEGRALRSVATACMDTSDGLLATLDQLGRVNNIGFELQPDWEAFLGTGALSCARAMGLPAWLFLAGPHGEFELVFSAPEPFSAGGRGSLTIGGRACPRIGRATAGDGIVVPGVGSFGASQRAAIRNMDPPDGSSMRAYVAELMNIAASAQYSTPS; translated from the coding sequence ATGACAACGACGGTACATGAACTCGCGATGATCGAATCGCTCACGCGGCATTTCACCCGCTCCCCCCGGCAGCTCAACGGACTCCAGGAAAGCGATGCCGAACTCCTCCGCCTCGGGAACGAACTCATACTGGCGGTCACGACCGACACCATTGCCGAGGAGATCACGGCCGGGCTGTACGCCGACCCCTGGCTTGCAGGATGGATGACGGTGATGGCGAATTTCAGTGACATCGCCGCGGTCGGGGCGGAACCGCTGGGGATCCTCATCGCCGAGACCATCCCCGGGGGAACGGATCCGACGGCCATCTCCCGCATGCAGGAAGGGATCCATGATGCGTGCACGACCTGTGGGACCTGGGTACTGGGTGGCGACACGAATACCGGCGATCGACTTCAACTCACCGGCACGGCGGTCGGCGTGATCAGCGGCGGCACCGCTCTCACCCGAAGGGGCATCCGGCCGGGCGACGGCATCTACTGTACAGGCCCTCTCGGCGGAGGGAATGCCTTCGCAGCGGCGGTCCTCTCGGGAGCGTCAACGCGCCCGTCATACATGCCCACGGCACGATTGCACGAAGGGCGTGCACTCCGCTCCGTGGCCACGGCATGCATGGACACGAGCGACGGACTCCTGGCAACCCTGGATCAACTCGGGCGGGTCAACAACATCGGATTCGAACTCCAGCCGGATTGGGAGGCGTTCCTCGGCACCGGGGCCCTCTCGTGCGCCCGCGCGATGGGGCTGCCTGCATGGCTCTTCCTTGCTGGTCCTCATGGAGAATTCGAACTTGTCTTCTCCGCACCGGAACCCTTCTCCGCGGGTGGCAGGGGTTCTCTGACCATTGGTGGCAGAGCCTGTCCGCGCATCGGACGGGCAACCGCAGGCGACGGGATCGTTGTACCCGGCGTGGGGTCGTTCGGGGCCTCCCAGCGTGCGGCCATCCGCAACATGGACCCGCCGGATGGCAGCAGCATGAGGGCGTATGTCGCAGAGCTCATGAATATCGCCGCTTCTGCACAGTATTCTACACCTTCTTGA
- the smpB gene encoding SsrA-binding protein SmpB, translating to MAKKETAEDRAVATNRKARHEYVVLDSFEAGIVLTGTEVKSLRLGNANIAEAWAQIKNGEVWLNDMHVSPYEQGSYANVDPLRKRKLLLHRKEIRKINGRLGEAGLTLVPLKVYFHNRHAKVLIGICRGKREHDRRDDIARREAERDIRRNYAR from the coding sequence ATGGCAAAGAAGGAGACGGCGGAAGACAGGGCCGTCGCGACCAACCGCAAGGCCCGACACGAGTACGTTGTCCTTGATTCATTCGAGGCAGGTATCGTGCTGACCGGAACGGAGGTCAAATCGCTCCGTTTGGGGAATGCGAACATCGCCGAAGCATGGGCTCAGATCAAGAACGGCGAGGTGTGGCTGAATGATATGCACGTCAGCCCGTATGAACAGGGGAGCTACGCTAATGTCGACCCCCTCCGGAAGCGGAAGCTTCTCCTCCACAGGAAGGAGATCCGCAAGATCAACGGACGGCTGGGTGAAGCGGGGCTGACCCTTGTTCCATTGAAAGTGTATTTCCACAACCGGCACGCGAAGGTCCTCATCGGGATCTGTCGCGGCAAACGCGAACACGACCGCAGGGACGATATTGCGCGCCGGGAGGCAGAGCGGGACATCAGAAGGAACTATGCACGGTAG
- a CDS encoding 8-amino-7-oxononanoate synthase yields the protein MTHEQEYRGGENFDLREMLLRGRHMRLTDRTRFFGGFLRDLEEHGELLTRRCIASAADREVLVADPVTGVARPMLMFGSNNYLGLATHPHLRARAEAALREFGAGVGGPPLLNGYTTLHRELERRLAALKGAEDALVFASGYAANVGLVAGLMQKTDTVYYDAYSHASFCDGMKMTGVQAHSFPHNDVHALRAMLAAAGNERTGDRYVAVEGVYSMDGDLAPLPELVALCREFDAILLVDDAHGTGVMGANGGGTAEHFGIKGDIAISMGTFSKTFAVTGGFIAGPKPVIDYLRYFARPYMFSASLSPVVVATVLAGLDVLEEEPERRWHLRQNIAYAAACLHRIGFEVHPETAIIPLIVPEWMDIRRASRMFHEKGIFVNSIEYPAVPVTQQRFRISIMATHTGNDIDRLTRAVREVWDACRHDQEEKDHDTTQLHAA from the coding sequence ATGACACACGAGCAGGAGTACCGGGGTGGGGAGAACTTCGATCTGCGGGAGATGCTTCTCCGCGGGCGGCATATGCGGCTCACCGACCGCACACGGTTCTTCGGTGGGTTCCTGAGGGACCTGGAGGAGCACGGTGAGCTTCTGACACGGCGTTGCATCGCTTCAGCGGCCGACCGCGAAGTGCTGGTGGCCGATCCGGTGACAGGCGTGGCCCGGCCCATGCTCATGTTCGGATCCAATAATTATCTCGGCCTCGCAACACATCCACACCTGCGTGCGCGGGCAGAGGCGGCGCTCCGCGAGTTCGGGGCAGGCGTGGGTGGCCCGCCTCTGCTCAACGGCTACACCACGTTGCACCGGGAACTCGAACGGCGCCTGGCAGCACTCAAAGGTGCCGAGGATGCACTCGTGTTCGCCAGCGGGTATGCGGCCAACGTCGGATTGGTGGCCGGGCTCATGCAGAAGACCGACACGGTGTACTACGATGCCTACAGCCACGCCTCCTTCTGCGACGGCATGAAGATGACAGGGGTCCAGGCACATTCCTTCCCGCACAACGATGTGCATGCCCTCCGCGCCATGCTGGCGGCCGCAGGCAACGAGCGGACCGGTGACCGGTATGTTGCGGTGGAAGGCGTGTACTCCATGGATGGCGATCTTGCACCGCTTCCTGAACTCGTGGCCCTCTGCCGCGAATTCGATGCGATCCTTCTTGTCGATGACGCACATGGCACGGGCGTCATGGGCGCGAACGGCGGAGGGACCGCCGAGCATTTCGGCATCAAGGGCGATATCGCCATCAGCATGGGCACCTTCAGCAAGACCTTCGCCGTCACCGGTGGCTTCATCGCCGGCCCGAAGCCCGTGATCGACTATCTGCGATACTTCGCACGGCCGTACATGTTCTCTGCCTCGCTCTCCCCCGTGGTCGTCGCAACGGTCCTGGCCGGCCTCGATGTCCTCGAGGAGGAACCGGAGCGCCGCTGGCACCTGAGGCAGAACATCGCCTATGCCGCAGCATGCCTGCATCGCATCGGATTCGAGGTGCACCCGGAGACCGCGATCATCCCGTTGATCGTGCCGGAGTGGATGGACATCCGCCGCGCATCGCGGATGTTCCACGAGAAGGGGATCTTCGTGAATTCGATCGAGTACCCCGCGGTACCGGTCACCCAGCAACGCTTCCGCATCAGCATCATGGCAACGCACACCGGCAATGACATCGATCGGCTCACCAGGGCCGTGCGCGAGGTCTGGGATGCATGCCGGCACGACCAGGAGGAAAAGGACCATGACACGACACAGCTCCACGCAGCCTGA